A region of the Nocardia nova SH22a genome:
GCTGCAACTCCCGAGCGGTTCGGCGAACGGGCTCGGCGCCGGATCCAGTTCCGGATCGGGTCGCTGACAAGTCATCGCGCCGGGCGTACCGAATGGATAACTTGCCCCTCGCCCACCGACGGCGGCTCCTACCATCGGAAGATGTCCGAGGTAGCCGCAACACCGCTACCACTGTCGATGCTCGAACGCGCCACCCTCGTGATGGAGCTGTTCCAAGGGGTCGACCGGCATCTCACCCTCGGGCAGATCGCCGTCCGCACCCATCTGCCCCGCGCCACCGCCCATCGCATCGTGCGGCAGTTGTTGCAGCTGGAATGGCTCACCCACGACGCGGACGGTTACGCGCTGGGCCGCCGGGTCCGGATCTGGAACACCGACACCGCCCGCCTGTCCCGCCTGCGCGCGTGCGCCGCGCCGGTGCTGCACGAATTGCTATTGGCCACCTCGGCCGTGGTGCATCTGGGCGCGCTCGACGGCGGTGAGCTGCTCTACCTGGACAAACTGGGTGGTCGCGCGGCCACGGCGGTGCCCACCCGGGTCGGCAGCCGGATCGCCGCCCATCGCAGTACCCTCGGCCGGGTCGCCCTGGCGCAGTTGCCGCCGGAGGAGGTCGAGGCCCGCCTCACCGCCGTCGAGCCGGATCTCGATCTCGACGCACTCCATCGACGGTTGTGGCGAATCGACCGCAGCGCAACCGATTACGACGATCGCGAGTTCGGCCCCGGCCTCGCGGCGGTA
Encoded here:
- a CDS encoding IclR family transcriptional regulator is translated as MSEVAATPLPLSMLERATLVMELFQGVDRHLTLGQIAVRTHLPRATAHRIVRQLLQLEWLTHDADGYALGRRVRIWNTDTARLSRLRACAAPVLHELLLATSAVVHLGALDGGELLYLDKLGGRAATAVPTRVGSRIAAHRSTLGRVALAQLPPEEVEARLTAVEPDLDLDALHRRLWRIDRSATDYDDREFGPGLAAVAVAVDATAAVGVVCDHPAALRRIAPRVRAAAKEIRAALTARPRQVSDHHLPTAHHRDIR